One Bradyrhizobium zhanjiangense DNA segment encodes these proteins:
- a CDS encoding aromatic-ring-hydroxylating dioxygenase subunit beta, translating into MIDEKAVTDFIYREAELLDTMQWQSWLDLFHPEGRYWMPLEWQQQDPVLQPSLMYEDLLLLKVRVERLAGERTFSQKPKSRCHHLLQAPRIIACDAAAGVFRARTSYIYTETRGDLLERYSGWASHDLVQVGDGLKIKLKRVDLVNFDAPFGNIQLFM; encoded by the coding sequence ATGATCGACGAGAAAGCCGTCACGGATTTCATCTATCGGGAGGCCGAGCTGCTCGACACCATGCAGTGGCAGAGCTGGCTCGATCTGTTTCATCCCGAAGGGCGCTATTGGATGCCGCTCGAATGGCAGCAGCAGGACCCGGTGCTCCAGCCCTCCCTGATGTACGAGGATCTGCTGCTGCTCAAGGTGCGGGTCGAACGCCTCGCCGGGGAACGCACCTTCAGCCAGAAGCCGAAGAGCCGGTGCCACCATCTGCTTCAGGCGCCACGTATCATCGCCTGCGATGCTGCGGCCGGCGTGTTCAGGGCGCGCACGTCCTACATCTACACCGAGACGCGCGGCGACCTGCTGGAGCGCTATTCGGGATGGGCATCGCACGATCTCGTGCAGGTCGGCGACGGCCTGAAGATCAAGCTCAAGCGCGTCGATCTCGTCAATTTCGACGCGCCGTTCGGCAACATCCAGCTCTTCATGTGA
- a CDS encoding mandelate racemase/muconate lactonizing enzyme family protein, with amino-acid sequence MTDSFTIRSIEAFCYRYPLATPVVTSFGKMLNRPAVFVRAVDEDGVEGWGEAWSNFPAPGAEHRARLVNEVLAPGLVGRKFDGPGQAFEALTKGTEILALQCGEPGPFAQAISGIDLALWDLSARRRRLPLWRLLGGQSRKIKVYASGINPGGAAQTAEAALKRGHRALKLKVGFGAETDLANLVTLRQIIGAGMLATDANQGWSVTQAMEMLPRLAEFDLRWLEEPIRADRPREEWRRLRAAAKMPIAAGENISSVEGFKEVLAEDVLSVVQPDIAKWGGLSVCAPLARDILKVGKTFCPHYLGGGLGLLASAHLLAGIGGDGWLEVDANDNPLRDLFCGPVLNVTEGMIELDQDPGLGVSPDLSSIERHRTI; translated from the coding sequence ATGACTGACAGCTTCACCATCCGCTCGATCGAGGCGTTCTGCTATCGCTATCCGTTGGCGACGCCGGTGGTGACGTCGTTCGGCAAGATGCTCAACCGTCCCGCCGTTTTCGTTCGCGCTGTCGACGAGGACGGCGTTGAGGGATGGGGTGAGGCCTGGTCCAATTTTCCAGCTCCGGGCGCGGAGCATCGCGCCCGGCTCGTCAACGAGGTGCTCGCCCCCGGCCTCGTCGGACGCAAGTTCGACGGTCCTGGCCAGGCCTTCGAGGCGCTGACCAAGGGCACCGAAATTCTGGCGCTTCAATGCGGTGAACCCGGTCCGTTCGCGCAGGCGATTTCGGGCATCGATCTCGCGCTGTGGGACCTCTCGGCGCGCCGCCGGCGCTTGCCCTTGTGGCGGCTTCTCGGCGGTCAGTCGCGCAAGATCAAGGTCTATGCCAGCGGCATCAATCCCGGCGGAGCCGCGCAGACGGCGGAGGCCGCGCTCAAGCGCGGCCATCGCGCGCTGAAGCTGAAGGTTGGCTTCGGGGCCGAGACCGATCTCGCCAATCTGGTCACGCTGCGTCAGATCATCGGTGCCGGCATGCTTGCCACCGATGCCAATCAGGGCTGGTCAGTCACGCAGGCGATGGAGATGCTGCCGCGGCTTGCCGAGTTCGATCTGCGCTGGCTGGAAGAGCCGATTCGCGCCGATCGACCGCGTGAGGAATGGCGCAGGCTGCGCGCCGCAGCGAAGATGCCGATTGCCGCCGGCGAAAACATTTCGAGCGTCGAAGGCTTCAAGGAGGTTTTGGCCGAAGACGTGCTCAGCGTGGTTCAGCCTGATATTGCGAAATGGGGCGGCCTCAGTGTCTGCGCCCCACTGGCGCGCGACATTCTGAAGGTGGGCAAGACGTTTTGCCCGCACTATCTCGGTGGAGGCCTCGGCTTGCTTGCTTCGGCGCATCTCCTTGCCGGTATCGGAGGTGATGGCTGGCTGGAAGTCGATGCCAACGACAATCCATTGCGCGATCTGTTTTGCGGCCCAGTCCTCAACGTGACGGAAGGCATGATTGAATTGGACCAAGACCCGGGACTCGGAGTGTCGCCTGATCTTTCATCTATCGAGCGTCATCGCACCATTTAG
- a CDS encoding flavin reductase family protein, which yields MLFDMGQLPADIRYKILTATVTPRPIAWVTTRSRDGIANAAPFSFFNVLGHEPPTVVLGLLRHPQRGLKDTAQNIVEMGEFAVHLVPHQMAEAMNATAVDAPSGIDEIEIAGLETLPAQMISPPLIKGCPVAFECRSLSVHETGPRQIAVIGEIVCAHVAEQFVIDARRGHIDTVNLDLIARMHGSGWYARPRELFQLVRPAPIE from the coding sequence ATGCTCTTCGATATGGGTCAGCTTCCGGCGGATATCCGCTACAAGATCCTTACCGCCACCGTTACGCCGCGACCCATCGCGTGGGTGACGACGAGGTCCCGCGATGGGATCGCCAATGCGGCGCCCTTCAGCTTCTTCAACGTTCTCGGGCATGAGCCGCCGACGGTGGTGCTCGGCTTGCTGCGGCATCCGCAGCGAGGTTTGAAGGACACGGCGCAGAATATCGTCGAGATGGGTGAGTTCGCCGTCCACCTGGTGCCGCACCAGATGGCAGAAGCGATGAACGCGACGGCGGTCGATGCTCCCTCCGGGATCGACGAGATTGAGATTGCGGGGCTGGAGACGCTTCCCGCGCAGATGATTTCGCCTCCGCTCATCAAGGGATGCCCGGTTGCGTTCGAATGTCGCTCCCTCTCGGTCCATGAGACCGGGCCCCGGCAAATCGCCGTGATCGGCGAGATCGTCTGCGCTCACGTGGCCGAGCAGTTCGTGATCGACGCGCGCCGAGGCCATATCGATACGGTCAACCTCGACCTCATTGCCCGCATGCACGGCTCGGGCTGGTATGCGAGGCCTCGCGAGCTCTTCCAGCTGGTGCGGCCGGCGCCGATCGAATAG
- a CDS encoding SDR family NAD(P)-dependent oxidoreductase produces MSQIRTTLITGGNSGIGEALAKRLVDKGQRVVSVGLEKPGWTHDLLAAYCADLTSLEEARAIAQEIGANHAIDCLVHNAGIILPNLLPDAKPEDILELAQLHLGAPMLLTQAALGGMISRRFGRIVFVSSRAAMGAVTRSAYSATKAGVHGMARTWALELASSGITVNVVAPGPILTDNFWGIIPKDSERQERMARNVPVGRLGAREDVAHAVEFFLDERSDFVTGQVLYVCGGTSLVGLGP; encoded by the coding sequence ATGAGCCAAATACGCACCACACTCATCACCGGCGGAAATTCCGGGATCGGCGAAGCGCTGGCGAAGAGGCTGGTCGACAAGGGACAGCGCGTGGTCTCGGTGGGGCTGGAGAAGCCGGGCTGGACGCACGATCTGCTCGCGGCCTATTGCGCGGACCTGACCAGCCTTGAGGAGGCGCGGGCCATCGCGCAGGAGATTGGCGCCAACCACGCGATTGATTGCCTCGTGCACAATGCCGGCATCATCCTGCCGAACCTGTTGCCGGATGCAAAGCCCGAGGACATCCTGGAGCTTGCGCAGCTGCATCTCGGCGCACCGATGCTCCTGACTCAGGCCGCTCTGGGAGGCATGATCTCGCGCCGTTTCGGCCGCATCGTGTTCGTCAGCTCGCGCGCGGCGATGGGCGCCGTGACCCGCTCGGCCTATTCCGCCACCAAGGCCGGCGTGCACGGCATGGCGCGGACATGGGCGCTGGAGCTGGCGTCCAGCGGCATCACGGTGAACGTCGTCGCGCCGGGCCCGATCCTGACCGACAATTTCTGGGGCATCATCCCCAAGGATTCCGAGCGGCAGGAGCGAATGGCGCGCAACGTCCCGGTCGGCCGGCTCGGTGCGCGCGAGGACGTGGCGCACGCGGTCGAATTCTTCCTCGACGAGCGCTCGGATTTCGTGACGGGGCAGGTGCTGTATGTCTGCGGCGGCACCAGCCTGGTCGGTCTCGGCCCCTGA
- a CDS encoding aromatic ring-hydroxylating dioxygenase subunit alpha, with protein MAGYAGNARSIAALVREAEVHRDVYVDPEIFELEMAHLFPNSWVYVGHASQLAKPGDFITANIGRQPVMASRHTDGSIHVFYNRCPHKGVKIASEPCGNAGKFFRCPYHAWSFRTDGSLLAIPLKKGYESTGFGDTQANEGLSRIKNVAIYRDFIFARLSGTGVSFEDYFGPSLSTIDNMVDRSPQGKLEVVAAPIRYMHTCNWKMLVENQTDTCHPMVAHESSAGTAVKVWKREQGDSTETPMAVQLYGPFMSPYEFYEQSGIRIWPNGHGHTGVANSIHSNYSDVDGYLEQMVAAYGETRAHEILGDIRHNTVYFPNVMVKGAVQILRNFIPVAVDRTLVESWVYRLVGAPDKLYERALMYNRFINAPTSIVGHDDLEMYERAQEGLKSNGNQWINLRRLYEPDEQPDVTAVINGTSERQMRNQFHAWAKFMTMGMDKHAEVAE; from the coding sequence ATGGCTGGATACGCTGGAAATGCGCGGTCGATCGCAGCGCTGGTGCGCGAGGCGGAGGTGCATCGCGACGTCTACGTCGATCCTGAAATCTTCGAGCTCGAGATGGCGCATCTGTTTCCCAACAGCTGGGTCTATGTCGGCCATGCGAGCCAGTTGGCGAAGCCCGGCGATTTCATCACCGCCAATATCGGCCGGCAGCCGGTGATGGCGAGCCGCCATACCGACGGTTCCATCCATGTTTTCTACAACCGTTGTCCACACAAGGGCGTCAAGATCGCCTCGGAGCCTTGCGGCAATGCCGGAAAGTTCTTTCGTTGTCCCTATCACGCATGGTCGTTTAGGACCGACGGCTCGCTGCTCGCGATCCCCTTGAAGAAGGGCTATGAGAGCACCGGTTTCGGCGACACCCAGGCGAATGAAGGCCTGTCGAGAATCAAGAACGTCGCGATCTATCGCGACTTCATCTTCGCGCGGCTGAGCGGGACCGGCGTGTCCTTCGAGGACTATTTCGGCCCGAGCCTTTCGACCATCGACAACATGGTCGACCGCTCGCCACAGGGCAAGCTCGAGGTCGTGGCCGCGCCGATCCGCTATATGCACACCTGCAATTGGAAGATGCTGGTCGAGAACCAGACCGACACCTGCCATCCCATGGTCGCGCACGAGAGCTCGGCGGGTACCGCGGTCAAGGTCTGGAAACGCGAGCAGGGCGATTCCACGGAGACGCCGATGGCGGTGCAGCTCTACGGCCCGTTCATGAGCCCGTACGAATTCTACGAGCAGAGCGGCATCCGGATCTGGCCCAACGGCCATGGCCACACCGGCGTCGCCAATTCGATCCATTCGAACTATTCCGACGTCGACGGCTATCTCGAGCAGATGGTCGCGGCCTATGGCGAGACGCGGGCTCACGAGATCCTCGGCGATATCAGGCACAACACCGTCTACTTCCCGAACGTCATGGTCAAAGGCGCCGTCCAGATCCTCCGCAATTTCATCCCGGTCGCGGTCGACAGGACGCTGGTCGAGAGCTGGGTCTATCGCCTGGTCGGCGCGCCCGACAAGCTCTACGAGCGTGCCCTGATGTACAACCGCTTCATCAACGCGCCGACCTCGATCGTCGGGCACGACGACCTCGAGATGTACGAGCGCGCGCAGGAAGGCCTGAAGTCCAACGGCAATCAGTGGATCAATCTGCGCCGCCTCTACGAGCCCGACGAACAGCCTGATGTCACCGCCGTCATCAACGGCACCTCCGAGCGGCAGATGCGCAACCAGTTTCACGCCTGGGCCAAATTCATGACCATGGGCATGGACAAGCATGCCGAGGTCGCGGAATGA
- a CDS encoding MarR family winged helix-turn-helix transcriptional regulator — protein MARESKSRWKSGPPRSRDQLQAYIPYLFNRLANRWNLDQNRDLSEHGINNVVFRTLSILFIYKTLTVNEVAVLAVTEQSTASRMVESMVSSGLVKREIAEDDQRRRVVALTPDGEALLRKIWPIMEKNYERLTAGIDPDEIEICARVLARMVENIKQNQI, from the coding sequence ATGGCGAGAGAATCCAAGAGCAGGTGGAAATCCGGCCCGCCGCGATCAAGGGACCAGCTGCAAGCCTACATCCCCTATCTGTTCAATCGGCTGGCAAATCGCTGGAACCTCGACCAGAACCGCGATCTCAGCGAGCACGGCATCAACAACGTCGTGTTTCGAACACTGTCGATCCTGTTCATCTACAAGACTCTCACCGTCAACGAAGTCGCCGTTCTCGCCGTGACCGAGCAATCGACCGCCAGCAGGATGGTCGAGTCGATGGTATCCTCGGGTCTCGTCAAGCGCGAGATCGCCGAGGACGACCAGCGCCGCCGGGTGGTGGCGTTGACGCCGGACGGCGAGGCGCTGTTGCGCAAGATCTGGCCCATCATGGAAAAGAACTATGAGCGGCTGACCGCCGGGATCGATCCGGACGAGATCGAGATCTGCGCGCGGGTGCTCGCCAGGATGGTCGAAAACATCAAGCAGAACCAGATCTGA
- a CDS encoding tagatose 1,6-diphosphate aldolase has translation MRTIGKNRGLARLADADGHFRMVALDQRPPLFDAIAKAKGITRDQVEYSDVTAAKRLLVENLAPHCSSMLFDPNFAVPAAIDLLPPRCGLIMTLEEHRVEETAGGRKSRAITNWSVEKIRAMGGDAVKVLAWYRPDADAAVNEHQKRFVREIGEDCARHDIPYVLELLVYPFLGSANHTADYVESPGKLPGLVIDSVREFAKPEYGVDLLKLESPLAAGSLPARDGSAEAKAAQKEFDAIGDICRERSIPWVLLSGGAAPEKFERVLDFAYAAGAGGFLAGRTIWLDAVLKNFPDRAAVSASLRKDGLGVLERLNKLTTAKGTPWKARFPVFTDIKQEGDFARAY, from the coding sequence ATGAGAACGATTGGAAAGAACCGCGGCTTGGCACGGCTGGCTGACGCGGATGGCCACTTTCGCATGGTCGCGCTGGACCAGCGGCCGCCACTGTTCGACGCCATCGCCAAGGCAAAGGGCATCACGCGGGATCAGGTCGAATATTCCGATGTCACGGCGGCCAAGCGTCTTCTCGTCGAGAACCTCGCGCCGCATTGCAGCTCGATGCTGTTCGACCCGAACTTTGCCGTGCCAGCCGCGATCGATCTCTTGCCGCCGCGCTGCGGCCTGATCATGACGCTCGAGGAGCACCGCGTCGAGGAAACGGCGGGCGGCCGCAAGTCGCGCGCGATTACCAATTGGAGCGTGGAGAAGATCCGCGCCATGGGCGGCGACGCCGTCAAGGTGCTGGCCTGGTACCGGCCGGATGCCGACGCTGCGGTGAACGAGCACCAGAAGCGTTTCGTGCGCGAGATCGGCGAGGACTGCGCCCGTCACGACATTCCCTATGTCCTCGAGCTGCTGGTCTACCCATTCCTCGGCAGCGCCAATCACACCGCCGACTATGTGGAATCGCCGGGCAAGCTGCCGGGCCTTGTCATCGACAGCGTGCGCGAGTTTGCCAAGCCCGAATACGGCGTCGATCTCCTCAAGCTGGAGAGCCCGCTTGCGGCGGGCAGCCTGCCGGCCCGAGACGGCAGCGCGGAAGCGAAGGCCGCACAGAAGGAGTTCGATGCGATCGGCGATATCTGCCGCGAGCGCAGCATCCCCTGGGTGCTGTTGTCGGGCGGCGCTGCGCCGGAAAAGTTCGAGCGCGTCCTCGACTTCGCCTATGCGGCGGGAGCGGGCGGCTTCCTCGCCGGCCGCACCATCTGGCTCGATGCCGTCCTGAAGAATTTTCCGGACCGCGCGGCGGTGTCGGCGAGCCTGCGCAAGGACGGCCTCGGCGTGCTGGAACGGCTCAACAAGCTGACCACGGCCAAGGGCACGCCGTGGAAGGCGCGCTTTCCGGTGTTCACTGACATCAAGCAGGAAGGTGACTTCGCGCGCGCCTATTGA
- a CDS encoding ATP-dependent acyl-CoA ligase yields MTAATTVYARFRDTALRRGEAGFLNVLPETAGIYGIAAGEISYRAMLARIEARRQAFADRGYGEGHRVGLLLQNRPVFIELWFALNALGVSVVPINPDLRMSELEYIISHSEMNAAFVLAERCAEVATAARQAGRPIPVVTDDGDVPAPYDGARPLRPAGSATECALLYTSGTTGQPKGCVLTNDYFLHSGNWYRDAGGLIGLKPDGERMITPLPLFHMNAMAVSLMAMVSVGGSLAMLDRFHPRSWWTSVRESRATCLHYLGVMPSMLMSAVPSEQDRQHNVRFGFGAGVDKLLHAPFEARFGFPLIEAWAMTETGSGGVIAANLEPRKVGTSCFGRPAPEIETRIVDDRGVDTPGQTPGELLVRRAGADPRYGFFREYLKNPEATAEAWAGGWLHTGDIVSRDADGDLHFVDRKKNVIRRSGENIAAVEVESVLNRHPAIRQAAIAPTPDQLRGDEVAAVIIAEQAGADRALAEAIVRWSLEQMAYYKAPGWICFVERLPLTATEKIQRGGLKDLVARLMQDGAFFDLREMKRRQV; encoded by the coding sequence TTGACCGCTGCGACCACAGTCTACGCCCGCTTTCGCGACACCGCGCTACGCCGCGGCGAGGCCGGCTTCCTCAACGTGTTGCCGGAGACCGCCGGCATCTACGGCATCGCAGCCGGCGAGATCTCCTACCGCGCGATGCTCGCGCGGATCGAGGCCCGGCGGCAGGCGTTCGCGGACCGCGGCTATGGCGAAGGACACAGGGTCGGGCTTCTGCTCCAGAACCGGCCGGTGTTCATCGAGCTGTGGTTTGCGCTGAACGCGCTTGGCGTTTCCGTGGTGCCGATTAACCCCGATCTGCGCATGAGCGAGCTCGAATACATCATCTCCCATTCCGAGATGAATGCCGCCTTCGTTCTCGCCGAGCGCTGCGCCGAGGTGGCGACGGCGGCGCGCCAGGCCGGCCGGCCGATCCCAGTCGTCACCGACGACGGCGACGTTCCCGCGCCATACGACGGTGCGCGGCCGTTGCGGCCGGCGGGCAGCGCAACCGAATGCGCGCTGCTCTACACGTCCGGCACGACCGGGCAACCGAAAGGCTGCGTCCTCACCAACGATTATTTCCTGCACAGCGGAAACTGGTATCGCGACGCCGGCGGGCTGATCGGCCTGAAGCCAGATGGCGAGCGCATGATTACGCCGCTGCCGCTGTTCCACATGAACGCGATGGCGGTCTCGCTGATGGCGATGGTCTCGGTCGGCGGCAGCCTGGCCATGCTCGATCGATTTCACCCGCGCAGCTGGTGGACCTCGGTCAGGGAGAGCCGCGCCACGTGCCTGCACTATCTCGGCGTCATGCCGTCCATGCTGATGAGCGCCGTGCCGTCCGAACAGGACCGGCAGCACAATGTGCGCTTCGGGTTCGGCGCCGGCGTCGACAAGCTGCTTCATGCCCCCTTCGAGGCGCGCTTCGGCTTCCCGCTGATCGAGGCCTGGGCGATGACCGAGACCGGCAGTGGCGGCGTGATCGCCGCCAACCTTGAGCCGCGCAAGGTCGGCACCAGCTGCTTCGGCCGCCCGGCACCGGAGATCGAGACTCGCATCGTCGATGATCGAGGTGTCGATACGCCAGGGCAAACGCCGGGCGAGCTGCTGGTGCGGCGGGCAGGCGCGGACCCGCGCTATGGCTTCTTCCGGGAATACCTCAAGAACCCCGAGGCCACGGCGGAGGCCTGGGCCGGAGGCTGGCTGCACACCGGCGATATCGTCTCGCGCGATGCGGATGGCGATCTGCATTTCGTCGACCGCAAGAAGAACGTCATCCGCCGCTCCGGCGAGAACATCGCCGCGGTCGAGGTCGAATCCGTCCTCAATCGTCATCCCGCGATCCGGCAGGCCGCGATTGCGCCGACCCCGGATCAGCTGCGCGGCGACGAGGTCGCGGCCGTCATCATCGCCGAGCAGGCCGGCGCCGACCGCGCGCTGGCCGAGGCCATCGTGCGCTGGAGCCTGGAGCAGATGGCCTATTACAAGGCGCCCGGCTGGATCTGCTTCGTCGAGCGGCTGCCGCTGACCGCAACCGAGAAGATCCAGCGCGGCGGCTTGAAGGATCTCGTCGCCAGGCTGATGCAGGATGGCGCGTTCTTCGATCTCCGCGAGATGAAGCGGCGGCAGGTCTGA
- a CDS encoding indolepyruvate oxidoreductase subunit beta family protein, with product MRDETVRLALPAAGEATERPISIAILAMGGQGGGVLTDWIVQLAENHGWVAQSTSVPGVAQRTGATIYYIEAMPPLDGRKPILSLMPTPGDVDVVMAAEFMEAGRSILRGLVTPDRTTLIASNHRSFAIGEKIAPGDGIADDGAVRGAIGVAAKSEIIFDMNALAIAHGSVISAAMFGALAATGVLPFDRDSYLAVIRAGEKGAKASVDTFQAAFDRVRIGAPNVAVAPRPEKNKQSPSPAPFDPRLAKLLERLKHELPQPARDLAHAGLKKVVDFQDIAYGAEYLDILSGLHAADRSAGGADRGFAFTRMAAKYLANAMTYDDVIRVADLKTRSARRARIEGELELAQGQVLQTTEFMHPRMEEVMGALPAGFGRWLETRPRLMGWLDRRVNKGRRVRTYSLPWFLALYVVGGLRGLRRRSRRHAIETAHRDEWLKAATESVRTNYQLGVEILQCRRLVKGYSDTHSRGLSKFDRTLAAITLVAQREDAADWARRLREAALKDGPGKQLDGVIQTIKSFAS from the coding sequence ATGAGAGACGAGACGGTTCGACTTGCGCTTCCCGCGGCCGGCGAAGCGACCGAGCGCCCGATCTCGATCGCGATCCTCGCCATGGGCGGCCAGGGTGGCGGCGTGCTGACCGACTGGATCGTCCAGCTCGCGGAGAACCACGGCTGGGTCGCGCAGTCGACCTCGGTGCCCGGCGTCGCGCAGCGGACCGGCGCCACGATCTACTACATCGAGGCGATGCCGCCGCTCGATGGGCGCAAGCCAATCTTGTCGCTGATGCCGACCCCCGGCGATGTCGACGTCGTGATGGCGGCCGAATTCATGGAAGCTGGACGCTCGATCCTGCGCGGGCTGGTAACGCCGGACCGCACCACCCTGATCGCCTCCAATCACCGGTCCTTTGCCATCGGCGAGAAGATCGCGCCGGGCGACGGCATCGCCGACGACGGGGCCGTGCGAGGGGCGATCGGTGTTGCCGCCAAGAGCGAAATCATCTTCGACATGAACGCCCTGGCCATCGCACATGGCAGCGTCATTTCCGCTGCGATGTTCGGCGCGCTCGCGGCCACCGGCGTGCTGCCGTTCGACCGCGACAGCTATCTCGCGGTAATTCGCGCCGGCGAGAAAGGGGCCAAGGCGAGCGTTGACACCTTCCAAGCCGCTTTTGATCGCGTCCGCATCGGGGCGCCCAATGTCGCCGTAGCCCCCCGGCCGGAGAAAAACAAACAAAGCCCCTCGCCTGCGCCCTTCGATCCCCGGCTGGCCAAACTGCTCGAACGGCTCAAACACGAGCTGCCGCAGCCCGCACGCGACCTGGCCCACGCCGGCCTGAAAAAGGTGGTCGACTTCCAGGACATCGCGTACGGCGCCGAATATCTCGACATTCTCAGTGGGCTGCACGCCGCCGATCGCAGCGCCGGTGGCGCGGACAGAGGCTTTGCCTTCACACGGATGGCTGCAAAGTACCTCGCCAATGCCATGACCTATGACGACGTCATCCGCGTTGCCGACCTGAAGACACGCTCGGCGCGCCGCGCGCGGATCGAGGGCGAGCTGGAACTGGCGCAAGGTCAGGTGCTGCAGACCACCGAATTCATGCACCCCCGCATGGAGGAGGTCATGGGAGCGTTGCCCGCGGGGTTTGGTCGCTGGCTCGAGACCAGGCCGCGCCTGATGGGATGGCTCGATCGCCGCGTCAACAAGGGACGCCGGGTGCGGACCTATTCGCTGCCCTGGTTTCTCGCGCTCTATGTCGTGGGCGGTCTCCGGGGCCTGCGCCGCCGCTCGCGCCGCCACGCCATCGAGACGGCGCATCGCGACGAATGGCTCAAGGCTGCCACCGAGTCGGTCCGCACCAATTACCAGCTCGGCGTCGAGATCCTGCAATGCCGCCGGCTGGTCAAGGGCTATTCCGATACCCACAGCCGCGGCCTGTCGAAGTTCGACAGGACGCTGGCCGCGATCACGCTGGTTGCACAGCGCGAGGATGCCGCCGACTGGGCGCGCCGCCTGCGGGAGGCGGCGCTGAAGGACGGCCCGGGCAAGCAGCTCGACGGCGTGATCCAGACCATCAAGAGCTTCGCCTCATGA
- a CDS encoding PDR/VanB family oxidoreductase, with amino-acid sequence MDTHPLRLKVQSVAAETPTIRSLLFGVEGGAVPRWQAGAHIRVSLPSGGDRPYSLMALPGLPEGVLALGVLRERTSTGGSAFMHALEIGDVVTASAPVNNFPLHEDDAPALLFAGGIGITPILSMAAELKARGVAHHLHYAGRAPGLLAFLPQLETVCASTLSIHYDNDASCLDIAAALHGSPANAHVYVCGPAGMIEAVKTAALARGIAADRIHDERFKAELPGAPNRPFEVELRSTGEVITVAADRSIIEALEAAGHEVLSDCRRGDCGICQCGVIAGVPDHRDVILSDAEKASNKVMQICVSRAKSERLVLDL; translated from the coding sequence ATGGACACGCATCCGCTGAGGCTCAAGGTGCAATCGGTCGCGGCGGAGACGCCGACGATCCGAAGCCTTCTGTTCGGCGTGGAAGGCGGTGCGGTTCCGCGATGGCAGGCGGGAGCGCATATCCGCGTGTCGCTGCCAAGCGGGGGAGACCGGCCTTACTCGCTGATGGCCCTGCCGGGCCTGCCTGAGGGAGTCCTTGCGCTCGGCGTTCTGCGCGAGCGGACGTCGACCGGCGGCTCGGCCTTCATGCATGCGCTCGAGATCGGCGATGTCGTGACGGCTTCGGCGCCCGTCAACAATTTCCCGCTGCATGAGGACGATGCGCCCGCGCTGCTGTTCGCCGGCGGCATCGGCATCACGCCGATCCTGTCCATGGCGGCCGAGCTCAAGGCGAGGGGCGTTGCCCACCATCTTCACTACGCCGGACGGGCGCCAGGTCTGCTGGCATTCCTGCCGCAGCTGGAGACGGTGTGTGCGAGCACTCTGTCCATCCACTACGACAACGACGCCTCGTGCCTGGACATCGCCGCCGCGCTGCACGGCTCGCCTGCGAACGCCCATGTCTATGTCTGCGGTCCCGCAGGCATGATCGAAGCGGTGAAGACTGCAGCTCTCGCCAGGGGCATCGCCGCCGATCGCATCCACGACGAGCGCTTCAAGGCCGAGCTGCCGGGCGCGCCGAACCGTCCGTTCGAGGTGGAGCTCAGATCGACGGGCGAGGTCATCACCGTCGCAGCCGATCGTAGCATCATCGAGGCGCTGGAAGCGGCGGGGCACGAGGTTCTCTCCGACTGTCGGCGCGGCGATTGCGGCATCTGCCAGTGCGGCGTGATCGCAGGCGTTCCCGATCATCGCGATGTCATCCTGAGCGACGCCGAGAAGGCGTCCAACAAGGTCATGCAGATCTGTGTGTCGCGCGCAAAATCGGAACGGCTGGTGCTGGATCTCTAG
- a CDS encoding MarR family winged helix-turn-helix transcriptional regulator: MPAALKENIVPLGQIETRLWLQLLSLHGDIFASLNALLISEFGLSLAKFDVLAQLDRDRNGLALGQLSQNLKVSGGNVSGLVQRLLADDLISKEMSSEDRRSFIVRLTPKGEALFRKAADMHKRHLSQRLETISAGELDTALSVLRSLSAKIHTQSKKQSRKK; this comes from the coding sequence ATGCCGGCAGCACTGAAAGAGAACATCGTTCCCCTCGGGCAGATCGAGACCCGACTCTGGCTGCAGCTGCTGTCGCTGCACGGTGACATCTTCGCGTCGCTGAACGCGCTTCTGATCTCGGAGTTCGGCTTGTCACTGGCGAAGTTCGACGTGCTGGCCCAACTCGACCGCGACAGGAACGGCCTTGCGCTCGGGCAGTTGTCGCAGAACCTGAAGGTTTCCGGCGGAAACGTCTCGGGTTTGGTGCAGCGTCTCCTGGCCGACGATCTCATCAGCAAGGAAATGTCCAGCGAGGACCGCCGGTCCTTCATCGTCCGCCTCACGCCGAAGGGCGAAGCCCTGTTCCGGAAGGCCGCCGACATGCACAAGAGACATCTCAGCCAAAGGCTCGAGACCATTTCGGCCGGCGAACTGGACACCGCGCTGTCGGTGCTGCGGTCTCTTTCGGCAAAAATTCATACCCAGAGCAAGAAGCAAAGTCGCAAGAAATAA